From a single Stigmatopora nigra isolate UIUO_SnigA chromosome 21, RoL_Snig_1.1, whole genome shotgun sequence genomic region:
- the chd4a gene encoding chromodomain-helicase-DNA-binding protein 4a isoform X7 gives MSGSEDDRDDYGAPSDDRLMHDDEDEELSENEIQKVKKKKKAKKSRESKSSKRRSRREELAISSPEPMDTGGPEEDGSQARRSDSEGSDYTPGRKKKKRGSGSKEKKRGSERGSSKKKEPEPEEDDDDDDDDDFAEPKSSSQLLENWGMEDIEHIFTEEDYRSLTNYKAFSQFVRPLIAAKNPKIAVSKMMMVLGAKWREFSTNNPLRGAAAANAALATANVPAAVDNMVAEAAPPPPPPPPPPPPAPAPVEPQQAPPPPPLRKAKTKEGKGPNARKKSKAATKPQEKKNTAKTKKVAPLKIKLGGFNSKRKRSSSEEDEPDVDSDFEDGSVNSASVTEGANSRGPRGKKKPSSKAKPKRKKAEDGDGYETDHQDYCEVCQQGGEIILCDTCPRAYHMVCLDPDMEKAPEGTWSCPHCEKEGIQWEAREEPSEGEEENADGGEMEEDDHHMEFCRVCKDGGELLCCDSCPSSYHIHCLNPPLPEIPNGEWICPRCLCPAMKGKVQRILTWQWGEPPPPTPVPRPPDLPADAPDPSPLAGRPEREFFAKWFNMSYWHCSWVTELQLELHCQVMFRNYQRKNDMDEPPPIDFGDGEEDKSEKRKNKDPMYAKLDEKYLRFGIKMEWLMIHRILNHNVDRKNNVHYLIKWRELPYDQATWEADDMDVPEFDTYKVQYWNHRELMMGDDGKPGKKIKVKGRVKRVDRPPENPVVDPTIKFDRQPEYLDSTGGTLHPYQLEGLNWLRFSWAQGTDTILADEMGLGKTVQTAVFLYSLYKEGHSKGPFLVSAPLSTIINWEREFEMWAPGMYVVTYVGDKDSRAVIRENEFSFEDNAIRGGKKASRMKKDSSIKFHVLLTSYELITIDMAILGSIDWACLVVDEAHRLKNNQSKFFRILNNYPLQHRLLLTGTPLQNNLEELFHLLNFLTPERFSNLEGFLEEFADIAKEDQIKKLHDMLGPHMLRRLKADVFKHMPSKTELILRVELSPQQKKYYKFILTRNFEALNTKGGGNQVSLLNVVMDLKKCCNHPFLFPGAAMEAPKLPNGMYDGSSLVKAAGKLMLLQKMMRKLKDGGHRVLIFSQMTKMLDLLEDFLENEGYKYERIDGSITGGMRQEAIDRFNAPGAQQFAFLLSTRAGGLGINLATADTVIIYDSDWNPHNDIQAFSRAHRIGQNKKVMIYRFVTKASVEERITQVAKKKMMLTHLVVRPGLGSKTGSMSKQELDDILKFGTEELFKDECEGENKEEDSSVIHYDDKAIDRLLDRNQDATDDTEIQSMNEYLSSFKVAQYVVKDEDEEEEEVQREIIKQEESVDPDYWEKLLRHHYEQQQEDLARNLGKGKRIRKQVNYNDGSQEDRADWQDDQSDGQSDYSAASEEGDEDFDERSEANSRRPNRKGLRNDRDKPLPPLLARVGGNIEVLGFNSRQRKAFLNAVMRYGMPPQDAFTTQWLVRDLRGKSEKEFKAYVSLFMRHLCEPGADGAETFADGVPREGLSRQHVLTRIGVMSLIRKKVQEFEHVNGLWSLPWMAELEENKRAANPDSPGKTPSTGTPADTQPNTPAPVDESKSEEAVKDGDKDMKKEGEADRNGKDAAKNSSEVIAIPDDDEKSPPLSEEKKAAEEPMQVDKATNGEADGAKDSESDKKSPASADDSASPSDTKSEDSKNPDSEGKDYKSEKMETTPAAEDKKAAKEDKDAPKSEEVPKLQNGDSGKESAAALEEKKKIKGRFMFNIADGGFTELHSLWQNEERAATVTKKTNEIWHRRHDYWLLAGIIQHGYARWQDIQNDAKFAILNEPFKGEMNRGNFLEIKNKFLARRFKLLEQALVIEEQLRRAAYLNMSEDPSHPSMALNTRFSEVECLAESHQHLSKESMSGNKPANAVLHKVLKQLEELLSDMKADVTRLPATIARIPPVAVRLQMSERNILSRLASRGPDTHTQTHAQQMSQQ, from the exons ATGTCTGGGAGCGAGGACGACAGAGACGACTACGGCGCCCCGTCGGACGACCGCCTGATGCACG ATGACGAAGATGAAGAACTTTCAGAGAATGAGATTCAGaaagtgaagaagaaaaagaaggccAAAAAGAGCCGAGAAAGTAAGAGCAGCAAAAGACGGTCGCGCAGAGAG GAACTGGCCATCAGCTCCCCGGAACCAATGGACACGGGTGGGCCCGAGGAGGACGGCAGCCAGGCTCGCCGCTCCGACAGCGAAGGAAGCGACTACACACCAGGACGCAAAAAGAAGAAGCGAGGTAGCGGCAGCAAAGAAAAGAAGCGAGGTAGCGAACGGGGCTCCTCAAAGAAGAAAGAGCCTGAGCCGGAGgaagatgacgatgatgatgatgacgacgacttTGCG GAACCCAAATCGTCCTCACAGTTGCTGGAGAACTGGGGCATGGAGGACATTGAACACATCTTCACCGAGGAGGACTACCGCTCGCTGACAAACTACAAAGCCTTCAGTCAATTTGTCAG GCCTCTCATCGCTGCCAAAAACCCCAAAATTGCCGTTTCCAAGATGATGATGGTTCTCGGCGCTAAATGGAGAGAGTTTAGCACCAACAACCCCTTGAGAGGGGCGGCCGCCGCTAACGCCGCCCTTGCCACGGCCAACGTTCCCGCCGCCGTGGACAACATGGTGGCCGAGGCCgcccctccaccaccacccccgccgccgcctccaCCACCCGCACCTGCCCCGGTCGAGCCACAGCAGGCTCCACCCCCGCCCCCCCTGCGAAAGGCCAAAACCAAGGAAGGCAAAG GTCCAAACGCCCGCAAAAAGTCAAAGGCGGCCACCAAACCGCAAGAAAAGAAGAACACAGCCAAGACTAAGAAAGTGGCGCCTCTCAAGATCAAGTTGGGAGGCTTCAACAGCAAGAGAAAACGATCATCG AGCGAAGAGGACGAGCCCGATGTGGACAGCGACTTTGAGGACGGCAGCGTGAACAGCGCCTCTGTAACGGAAGGCGCCAACAGCCGCGGCCCTCGCGGCAAAAAGAAGCCTTCGTCCAAGGCCAAGCCCAAGAGGAAGAAAG CCGAGGATGGCGACGGCTATGAGACGGACCATCAAGACTATTGCGAGGTGTGCCAGCAGGGCGGGGAGATCATCCTGTGCGACACCTGTCCGCGAGCCTATCACATGGTGTGCCTGGACCCCGACATGGAAAAGGCCCCCGAGGGCACATGGAGCTGCCCGCACTgc GAGAAGGAGGGCATTCAGTGGGAGGCAAGGGAGGAGCCTTCGGAAGGCGAGGAGGAGAACGCCGACGGAGGGGAGATGGAGGAGGACGACCACCACATGGAGTTCTGCCGGGTGTGCAAGGATGGAGGCGAACTGCTGTGCTGCGACTCGTGTCCGTCGTCCTACCACATCCACTGCCTCAACCCGCCTCTGCCCGAGATCCCCAATGGAGAATGGATCTGCCCGCGCTGCCTG TGCCCCGCAATGAAAGGAAAGGTCCAGAGGATCTTGACCTGGCAGTGGGGAGAACCTCCTCCCCCGACACCGGTGCCTCGGCCGCCGGACCTCCCGGCGGATGCGCCCGATCCCTCTCCGCTGGCGGGCCGACCCGAGCGAGAATTCTTTGCCAAGTGGTTCAACATGTCCTACTGGCACTGCTCCTGGGTTACAGAGCTGCAG CTGGAACTCCACTGCCAGGTGATGTTTAGGAACTATCAGAGGAAGAACGACATGGATGAGCCGCCGCCCATCGACTTTGGTGACGGCGAAGAAGACAAGAGCGAAAAGAGGAAGAACAAGGACCCCATGTACGCAAAGCTGGACGAAAAGTACCTCCGCTTTGGAATCAAGATGGAGTGGCTGATGATTCACCGGATCCTGAACCACAA TGTGGACAGAAAGAACAATGTGCACTACCTGATCAAGTGGCGCGAGCTACCGTACGATCAGGCCACCTGGGAGGCGGATGACATGGACGTccccgagtttgacacctacAAGGTGCAATACTGGAACCACAG AGAACTGATGATGGGTGACGATGGCAAACCCGGAAAGAAAATCAAGGTCAAAGGCCGCGTCAAACGTGTGGACAGACCACCGGAAAACCCTGTCGTGGAT CCCACCATCAAGTTTGACCGTCAGCCCGAGTACCTGGACAGCACGGGTGGAACGTTGCACCCCTACCAGCTGGAGGGTCTCAACTGGTTGCGCTTCTCATGGGCACAGGGCACCGACACCATCTTGGCTGACGAGATGGGGCTCGGGAAGACGGTCCAGACAGCCGTGTTCCTCTACTCGCTTTATAAAGAG GGTCACTCCAAGGGCCCCTTCCTGGTCAGCGCGCCACTCTCCACCATCATCAATTGGGAGAGGGAGTTTGAAATGTGGGCCCCAGGTATGTACGTGGTCACGTACGTCGGTGACAAAGATAGCCGAGCCGTCATCCGCGAGAACGAGTTCTCCTTTGAGGACAACGCCATCCGAGGAGGCAAAAAGGCCTCCAGGATGAAG AAAGACTCGTCCATCAAGTTCCATGTGCTGCTGACTTCCTACGAGCTGATCACCATCGACATGGCCATTCTGGGCTCCATTGACTGGGCCTGTCTGGTGGTAGACGAGGCCCACAGGCTCAAGAACAACCAGTCCAAG TTTTTCCGCATCCTGAACAACTACCCGCTCCAACACCGGCTGCTGTTAACTGGAACGCCGTTACAAAACAACCTTGAGGAACTGTTCCACCTCCTCAACTTCCTCACGCCCGAGAGGTTCAG CAATCTGGAGGGCTTCTTGGAGGAGTTTGCCGACATTGCCAAAGAGGACCAAATCAAGAAGCTCCACGACATGCTTGGTCCGCACATGCTCAGGAGGCTCAAGGCCGACGTCTTCAAGCACATGCCCTCCAAGACCGAGCTCATTCTCCGGGTGGAGCTCAGCCCGCAGCAGAA AAAGTACTACAAATTCATCCTGACCCGAAATTTTGAAGCTCTCAACACCAAAGGAGGAGGCAACCAGGTCTCGTTACTCAACGTGGTCATGGACCTCAAAAAATGCTGCAACCACCCCTTCCTCTTCCCCGGAGCCGCCATG GAAGCGCCAAAGCTGCCCAACGGTATGTACGACGGCAGCTCGCTGGTCAAGGCCGCCGGAAAGCTGATGTTGCTGCAGAAGATGATGAGGAAGTTGAAGGACGGAGGCCACAGAGTTCTCATCTTCTCTCAG ATGACCAAAATGCTGGACCTGCTGGAAGACTTCCTGGAGAACGAAGGCTACAAATACGAGCGCATAGACGGCAGTATCACGGGGGGGATGAGGCAGGAGGCCATCGACCGATTCAACG CTCCGGGCGCGCAACAGTTTGCCTTCCTTTTATCCACGAGGGCCGGAGGTCTGGGGATCAACCTGGCAACCGCCGACACTGTCATCATATACGACTCGGACTGGAATCCGCACAATGACATACAA GCTTTCAGTCGAGCTCATCGAATCGGTCAGAACAAAAAAGTCATGATCTACCGCTTTGTCACCAAGGCGTCGGTGGAAGAAAGGATCACGCAG GTAGCCAAGAAGAAAATGATGCTGACCCACCTGGTGGTCCGACCGGGCCTGGGCTCCAAGACGGGTTCCATGTCCAAACAGGAACTGGACGACATCCTCAAGTTCGGGACGGAGGAGCTCTTCAAGGACGAGTGCGAGG GCGAGAACAAAGAGGAGGACAGCAGCGTCATCCACTACGACGACAAGGCCATCGACCGTCTGCTGGACCGCAACCAGGACGCCACCGACGACACGGAGATCCAGAGCATGAACGAGTACCTCAGTTCTTTCAAGGTGGCGCAGTACGTGGTCAAAGACGAGGACGAGGAG GAGGAGGAGGTCCAGCGAGAGATCATCAAGCAGGAGGAGAGCGTGGACCCCGACTACTGGGAGAAACTCTTGCGCCATCACTACGAGCAGCAGCAGGAGGACTTGGCCCGCAATCTGGGCAAAGGCAAGCGCATACGCAAGCAGGTCAACTACAACGATGGCTCGCAGGAGGACAGAG CCGACTGGCAGGACGACCAGTCAGACGGCCAGTCGGATTACTCTGCGGCTTCCGAGGAGGGTGACGAGGACTTTGACGAGCGATCTGAAG CCAATTCACGGCGGCCCAACAGGAAGGGTCTGCGCAACGACAGAGACAAACCACTTCCTCCCCTGCTGGCCAGGGTGGGAGGTAACATTGAG GTCCTGGGTTTCAACTCGCGGCAGAGGAAGGCCTTCCTCAACGCCGTCATGCGTTACGGCATGCCCCCCCAGGACGCCTTCACCACCCAGTGGTTGGTCCGAGACCTGCGAGGGAAATCGGAGAAGGAGTTCAA GGCTTACGTCTCGCTGTTCATGCGCCACTTGTGCGAGCCCGGAGCCGACGGCGCCGAGACTTTCGCCGACGGCGTCCCCAGGGAAGGCTTGTCCAGGCAGCACGTGCTGACCCGTATCGGCGTCATGTCGCTCATCCGCAAGAAG GTACAAGAGTTCGAGCACGTCAACGGCTTGTGGTCGTTGCCGTGGATGGCAGAACTGGAGGAAAACAAAAGGGCAGCCAACCCAGACTCGCCGGGAAAGACGCCGTCCACGGGGACGCCCGCCGACACACAACCCAACACGCCCGCTCCAG TTGACGAATCGAAAAGCGAAGAGGCCGTCAAGGACGGGGACAAAGACATGAAGAAAGAGGGCGAGGCTGACCGGAACGGAAAAGACGCAGCCAAGAACTCCAGCGAG GTCATCGCCATCCCCGACGACGACGAAAAGAGTCCGCCGCTGTCGGAGGAGAAGAAGGCCGCCGAGGAGCCCATGCAGGTGGACAAGGCCACCAATGGGGAAGCCGATGGCGCCAAGGACAGCGAGAGCGACAAGAAAAGTCCGGCCAGCGCGGACGATTCGGCCTCACCCTCGGATACCAAGAGCGAAGACTCCAAAAATCCTGACTCAGAGGGCAAAG ATTACAAGTCAGAGAAGATGGAAACAACCCCTGCTGCGGAGGACAAGAAAG CCGCCAAGGAGGACAAGGACGCCCCTAAAAGCGAGGAGGTTCCCAAACTGCAAAATGGCGACAGTGGCAAAGAGAGTGCCGCCGCcctggaggagaagaagaaaattaaAGGCCGCTTCATGTTCAACATTGCCGACGGAGGCTTCACAG AGCTCCACTCGTTGTGGCAAAACGAGGAGCGCGCCGCCACCGTGACTAAGAAGACCAATGAGATTTGGCACCGACGTCACGACTACTGGCTTCTGGCCGGAATAATACA ACACGGATACGCGCGCTGGCAGGACATCCAGAATGACGCCAAGTTCGCCATCCTCAACGAGCCCTTCAAGGGAGAAATGAACCGAGGCAACTTCCTGGAAATCAAAAACAAGTTCCTGGCTAGGAGATTCAAG ctactGGAGCAGGCGCTAGTGATCGAGGAGCAGCTGCGCCGCGCCGCCTACCTCAACATGTCGGAGGACCCGTCGCACCCCTCCATGGCGCTCAACACACGTTTCAGTGAGGTGGAGTGCCTGGCCGAGTCGCACCAACACCTGAGCAAGGAGTCCATGTCGGGAAACAAGCCGGCCAACGCCGTCCTGCACAAAG TGCTGAAACAGCTGGAGGAACTCCTGAGCGACATGAAAGCCGACGTCACGCGTCTGCCGGCGACCATCGCCCGAATCCCGCCGGTGGCCGTCCGTCTGCAAATGTCCGAAAGGAACATCCTCAGCCGCCTGGCCAGCCGTGGGCCCGATACGCACACGCAGACGCACGCGCAACAG ATGTCTCAGCAGTAG